Proteins co-encoded in one Archangium lipolyticum genomic window:
- the glmS gene encoding glutamine--fructose-6-phosphate transaminase (isomerizing), with product MCGIVGYVGDKESAPILVSGLKKLEYRGYDSAGVAVVHRNTLNVVRATGKLKNLENRVQADTPQGNIGIGHTRWATHGRPSDENAHPHTYGGVAVVHNGIIENHLALKEELRAKGHHFSSETDSEVFAHLISDELKRGVDLPDAVRTAIAQVKGTYALAVVTTSDPNRIVCTKDSSPMVLGLGQGQNFVASDVPALLEHTRDFVYMEEGDLAVVTAASVDIYNRAGNKVNRPTRRIDWTPMMAEKGGHKHFMHKEILEQPRAVADTLRGRMLLSEGDVHFEGWNLSAEKVRALTKVTILACGTSWHSGIVGKAMIESLARIPVEVELASEFRYRDPIVEPTHLAIAISQSGETADTLAAFKEAKARGATALALCNVIGSAMTREADITILTNAGPEIGVASTKAFTTQLVGLYLLAVKLGRMRGTLTVKAAQEHLTALTEVPKMIEDVLKCEPSVKRVAREFMGAQDFLFLGRGPMHPVALEGALKLKEISYIHAEGYAGGEMKHGPIALIDEKMPVVIIAPKQPHVAYEKIIGNIEEVRARGGKVIAIIDEDDTHVATLADHIIRIPAASALLAPVVATIPMQLLSYHVADLRGNDVDQPRNLAKSVTVE from the coding sequence ATGTGCGGCATTGTTGGGTACGTTGGGGATAAGGAGTCGGCTCCCATTCTGGTCTCCGGGCTGAAGAAGCTGGAGTACCGCGGGTATGACTCCGCTGGCGTGGCGGTGGTGCACCGCAACACGCTCAATGTGGTTCGCGCCACGGGCAAGCTGAAGAACCTGGAGAACCGGGTCCAGGCCGATACGCCCCAGGGCAACATCGGCATCGGCCACACGCGGTGGGCCACGCACGGACGTCCCTCGGACGAGAACGCGCACCCGCACACCTACGGCGGCGTGGCGGTGGTGCACAACGGCATCATCGAGAACCACCTGGCCCTCAAGGAGGAGCTGCGCGCCAAGGGGCACCACTTCTCCTCGGAGACGGACTCCGAGGTCTTCGCCCACCTCATCTCCGATGAGCTCAAGCGGGGCGTGGATCTGCCGGACGCGGTGCGCACGGCCATCGCCCAGGTGAAGGGCACCTACGCCCTGGCGGTGGTGACCACGAGCGACCCGAACCGGATCGTCTGCACCAAGGACTCCTCGCCCATGGTGCTCGGCCTGGGCCAGGGACAGAACTTCGTGGCCAGCGACGTGCCGGCGCTGCTCGAGCACACGCGCGACTTCGTCTACATGGAGGAGGGTGACCTGGCCGTCGTCACCGCCGCCAGCGTGGACATCTACAACCGCGCCGGCAACAAGGTGAACCGGCCCACCCGCCGCATCGACTGGACGCCGATGATGGCGGAGAAGGGCGGCCACAAGCACTTCATGCACAAGGAGATTCTCGAGCAGCCTCGCGCCGTGGCGGACACGCTGCGCGGCCGCATGCTCCTCTCCGAGGGCGATGTGCACTTCGAGGGCTGGAACCTGAGCGCCGAGAAGGTCCGGGCGCTCACCAAGGTGACGATCCTCGCCTGCGGCACCTCGTGGCACTCGGGCATCGTCGGCAAGGCGATGATCGAGTCGCTGGCGCGCATCCCCGTGGAAGTGGAGCTGGCCAGCGAGTTCCGCTACCGCGATCCCATCGTGGAGCCCACGCACCTGGCCATCGCCATCAGCCAGTCCGGCGAGACGGCGGACACGCTGGCGGCCTTCAAGGAGGCCAAGGCGCGCGGCGCGACGGCGCTCGCCCTGTGCAACGTCATCGGCAGCGCCATGACGCGTGAGGCGGACATCACCATCCTCACCAACGCGGGCCCGGAGATCGGCGTGGCCTCCACCAAGGCCTTCACCACGCAGTTGGTGGGCCTCTACCTGCTCGCGGTGAAGCTGGGCCGCATGCGTGGCACCCTCACCGTCAAGGCGGCCCAGGAGCACCTGACCGCGCTCACCGAGGTGCCCAAGATGATCGAGGACGTGCTCAAGTGCGAGCCCTCGGTCAAGCGCGTGGCGCGCGAGTTCATGGGCGCCCAGGACTTCCTCTTCCTCGGCCGTGGCCCCATGCACCCGGTGGCGCTCGAGGGCGCGCTCAAGCTCAAGGAGATCTCCTACATCCACGCCGAGGGCTACGCCGGCGGCGAGATGAAGCACGGCCCCATCGCGCTCATCGACGAGAAGATGCCGGTGGTGATCATCGCCCCCAAGCAGCCGCACGTCGCCTACGAGAAGATCATCGGCAACATCGAGGAGGTGCGGGCGCGCGGTGGCAAGGTCATCGCCATCATCGACGAGGATGACACGCACGTGGCCACGCTCGCCGACCACATCATCCGGATTCCCGCCGCCAGCGCGCTGCTCGCGCCGGTGGTGGCCACCATCCCGATGCAGCTCCTCTCCTACCACGTGGCGGATCTGCGCGGGAACGACGTGGACCAGCCGCGCAACCTCGCCAAGAGCGTGACGGTCGAGTAG
- the glmU gene encoding bifunctional UDP-N-acetylglucosamine diphosphorylase/glucosamine-1-phosphate N-acetyltransferase GlmU, which yields MAAMTAPLAAVVLCAGKGTRMKSEKAKVLHPILGKPLCAYPLIRALELGASPVVPVVGHQAEEVERSIRAHFPTAPLRFALQKEQRGTADAVRSAESALKDFNGRVFILYGDVPLVRRETLEALVAAHDKSGGVLAMVSTQPPDPTGYGRVIRELGKVVRIVEHKDATPEQRQVRECNAGIYLVESSFLWKALANIRSANAQGEFYLTDLVELAAAQGPVAAIDADFGETAGVNDRVELAARARALQERINVGHMRNGVTLMDPATTYIEEGVAIGSDTEIGPMVTLSGATVVGRNVTIGQGCVLHASSVADGTNMKPYTVLEEARVGERCILGPFSRLRPGTDLAEEVHLGNFVETKKARIGRGSKANHLAYLGDAKIGSGVNVGAGTITCNYDGVNKHVTELGNGVFIGSDSQLVAPVKVGDGAYVGAGTTVTKDVPPGSLAVSRTPQVNMEGWVERKKARMARSAEAGASKSDKASAG from the coding sequence ATCGCCGCCATGACAGCTCCTCTGGCGGCGGTGGTGTTGTGCGCGGGCAAGGGCACGCGGATGAAGTCGGAGAAGGCCAAGGTCCTTCACCCCATCCTCGGCAAGCCCCTCTGTGCCTATCCCCTCATCCGGGCCCTGGAACTGGGTGCCTCCCCCGTGGTGCCGGTGGTGGGCCACCAGGCCGAGGAGGTGGAGCGCTCCATCCGCGCCCACTTCCCCACCGCGCCCCTGCGCTTCGCGCTCCAGAAGGAGCAGCGGGGCACGGCCGACGCGGTGCGCTCGGCCGAGAGCGCGCTGAAGGACTTCAACGGGCGCGTCTTCATCCTCTACGGTGACGTGCCGCTGGTGCGCCGCGAGACGCTCGAGGCGCTGGTGGCCGCGCACGACAAGAGCGGTGGCGTGCTGGCGATGGTGTCCACCCAGCCGCCGGATCCGACGGGCTACGGCCGCGTCATCCGCGAGCTGGGCAAGGTGGTGCGCATCGTCGAGCACAAGGACGCCACCCCCGAGCAGCGCCAGGTGCGCGAGTGCAACGCCGGTATCTACCTGGTGGAGTCGTCCTTCCTGTGGAAGGCGCTGGCCAACATCCGCAGCGCCAACGCGCAGGGTGAGTTCTACCTGACGGACCTGGTGGAACTGGCCGCGGCCCAGGGCCCGGTGGCCGCCATCGACGCCGACTTCGGCGAGACGGCCGGAGTGAACGACCGCGTGGAGCTGGCGGCGCGCGCCCGGGCGCTCCAGGAGCGCATCAACGTGGGTCACATGCGCAACGGCGTCACGCTGATGGACCCGGCCACCACCTACATCGAGGAGGGCGTGGCCATCGGGTCGGACACGGAGATTGGCCCCATGGTGACGCTGTCGGGTGCCACCGTGGTCGGCCGCAACGTCACCATCGGACAGGGCTGTGTCCTGCACGCCTCCTCGGTGGCCGACGGGACGAACATGAAGCCGTACACCGTGCTGGAGGAGGCGCGGGTGGGCGAGCGCTGCATCCTCGGCCCGTTCTCGCGGCTGCGGCCCGGGACGGACCTCGCCGAGGAGGTGCACCTGGGCAACTTCGTGGAGACGAAGAAGGCCCGCATCGGCCGCGGCTCCAAGGCCAACCACCTCGCCTACCTGGGCGACGCGAAGATCGGCTCCGGGGTGAATGTGGGTGCCGGTACCATCACCTGCAACTACGACGGCGTGAACAAGCACGTCACCGAGCTGGGCAACGGCGTCTTCATCGGCTCGGACTCGCAGCTGGTGGCCCCTGTGAAAGTCGGGGACGGTGCGTATGTCGGTGCGGGCACCACTGTGACGAAAGATGTGCCTCCTGGCAGCCTCGCTGTGTCACGGACGCCACAGGTCAACATGGAAGGCTGGGTGGAGAGGAAGAAGGCGCGCATGGCCAGGTCCGCGGAAGCAGGGGCTTCCAAGTCGGACAAGGCGTCCGCGGGGTAG
- a CDS encoding ribonucleotide-diphosphate reductase subunit beta yields MSIPSNATPKTGARLLDPGLNLTLRPMQYPAFFEMYRNAIKNTWTVEEVDFSTDVGDLRSKMTAADRHLIQRLVAFFATGDSIVANNLVLNLYKHVNSPEARMYLSRQLYEEALHVQFYLTLLDTYVPDPAERAKAFAAIDNIPSIREKAAFCFKWMDSVHELERLETREHRRRFLLNLICFAACIEGLFFFAAFAYVYFLRSRGLLHGLAAGTNWVFRDESAHMAFAFEVVKTVRREEPDLFDAELERQVATMLDEAVTCELRFAEDLLELGVAGLSVREMRQYLEYVADQRLAMLELPKRYGAKNPFGFMDLQDVQELANFFERRVSAYQVGVAGEVTFDANF; encoded by the coding sequence ATGAGCATCCCCTCCAACGCAACGCCGAAGACGGGTGCGCGCCTGTTGGATCCAGGCCTGAACCTCACGCTCCGGCCGATGCAGTACCCGGCCTTCTTCGAGATGTACCGCAACGCCATCAAGAACACCTGGACGGTGGAGGAGGTGGACTTCTCGACGGACGTGGGTGACCTGCGCTCGAAGATGACGGCGGCGGACCGGCACCTCATCCAGCGGCTGGTGGCCTTCTTCGCGACGGGCGACTCCATCGTGGCGAACAACCTCGTGCTGAACCTCTACAAGCACGTGAACTCGCCCGAGGCGCGCATGTACCTGTCGCGGCAGCTCTACGAGGAGGCGCTGCATGTGCAGTTCTACCTCACGCTGCTCGACACGTACGTGCCGGACCCGGCCGAGCGTGCGAAGGCCTTCGCGGCGATCGACAACATCCCGAGCATCCGGGAGAAGGCCGCGTTCTGCTTCAAGTGGATGGATTCCGTGCACGAGCTGGAGCGGCTGGAGACGCGGGAGCACCGGCGGCGCTTCCTGCTGAACCTCATCTGCTTCGCGGCCTGCATCGAGGGGCTCTTCTTCTTCGCGGCGTTCGCGTACGTGTACTTCCTGCGCTCGCGGGGGCTGCTGCACGGGCTGGCGGCGGGGACCAACTGGGTCTTCCGCGACGAGAGCGCGCACATGGCCTTCGCCTTCGAGGTGGTGAAGACGGTGCGCCGCGAGGAGCCGGACCTCTTCGACGCGGAGCTGGAGCGGCAGGTGGCCACCATGCTCGACGAGGCGGTGACGTGCGAGCTGCGCTTCGCCGAGGACCTGCTGGAGCTCGGCGTGGCGGGCCTCTCCGTGCGCGAGATGCGGCAGTACCTCGAGTACGTGGCCGATCAGCGGCTCGCGATGCTGGAACTGCCGAAGCGCTACGGGGCGAAGAACCCGTTCGGCTTCATGGATCTGCAGGACGTGCAGGAGCTCGCGAACTTCTTCGAGCGCCGCGTCTCGGCGTACCAGGTGGGAGTCGCCGGAGAGGTCACCTTCGATGCGAACTTCTGA